The following coding sequences lie in one Roseofilum casamattae BLCC-M143 genomic window:
- a CDS encoding family 10 glycosylhydrolase: MLRYASCNIASHLPDRFGMTFSSIKPRTLKLWLALSVALSPLLATFSLAKPSQAAVNAYCQLSPQEMQQKAQVRQAALGGNAKAQQDYQSLLQQHATQLQNCRARTWPHTQAIWLRLYPCDLFNGNLDIVMDRIVDRGYNEVYIEVFFDGQVLLPKNDNPTPWPSVVRLQGQENADLLQMAIAKAKQRGLRAYAWLFSMNFGYNYSLLSDRQQALARNGENHTSLSIHEQKDTNYEVGDVGGGDSDQVFIDPYHPQAKRDYYYLVNSILKRQPDGMLFDYIRYPRLTGGASVATKIQDLWIYGPASQQALYGRATNNKGRELIQAYIRQGYVTAADIQSADRRYPQEGYAQWQGRNAPQGRLSLAQRRARLQKDLWLLGVAHALQGVIDFLALASAPAQRQGLPTGAVFFPDANQVVGKGYDSRLQPWDKFPTSMEWHPMAYAVCGQTDCISNLVQRVLGMASSDVRVKPVLAGAWGRSMKNRPSLEAQMADLQQWRGQISGISHFAFSWQEPEIDRQRRSCRAN; this comes from the coding sequence ATGCTAAGATATGCATCGTGCAATATTGCTTCCCACTTACCCGATCGCTTTGGCATGACCTTTTCTTCAATCAAACCTCGCACCTTGAAACTCTGGCTGGCCCTTAGTGTTGCTCTCTCGCCACTCCTCGCTACATTTAGTCTCGCTAAACCCAGTCAGGCCGCAGTCAATGCCTATTGCCAACTCTCGCCACAGGAAATGCAACAAAAAGCTCAGGTGCGGCAAGCAGCGTTGGGAGGTAATGCTAAAGCGCAGCAAGACTATCAGTCCTTATTGCAACAACACGCCACTCAACTGCAAAACTGTCGCGCGCGCACCTGGCCCCATACCCAAGCCATTTGGTTGCGCCTGTATCCCTGCGACCTATTTAATGGCAACTTAGATATCGTTATGGATCGAATTGTCGATCGCGGCTACAACGAAGTCTACATAGAAGTATTTTTCGACGGTCAAGTATTATTACCCAAAAACGATAACCCGACTCCCTGGCCCTCTGTAGTACGCTTGCAGGGACAGGAAAACGCCGATCTGTTGCAAATGGCGATCGCCAAAGCCAAGCAACGGGGACTGCGAGCCTATGCCTGGCTCTTTTCCATGAACTTTGGCTATAACTATAGTTTGCTGAGCGATCGTCAACAAGCCCTAGCCCGTAATGGCGAAAACCACACCAGCCTTTCAATTCACGAGCAGAAAGATACCAACTATGAAGTAGGAGATGTGGGAGGTGGCGATAGCGATCAAGTCTTTATCGATCCCTACCATCCCCAAGCCAAACGAGACTATTATTACTTAGTCAACTCCATTCTCAAGCGCCAACCGGATGGAATGCTCTTCGACTATATTCGCTATCCCCGCCTAACCGGAGGCGCATCCGTCGCCACAAAAATCCAAGATTTATGGATTTACGGCCCCGCCTCGCAACAAGCGTTGTACGGACGAGCGACGAATAATAAAGGACGAGAGTTAATTCAAGCTTATATTCGCCAAGGGTATGTCACCGCTGCCGATATTCAAAGTGCCGATCGCCGCTATCCTCAAGAAGGATACGCCCAATGGCAGGGACGCAACGCACCCCAAGGACGGCTCAGTCTGGCGCAACGGCGCGCTCGACTGCAAAAAGACTTATGGTTATTGGGAGTCGCTCATGCTCTGCAAGGAGTGATCGATTTTCTCGCTCTCGCCAGCGCGCCAGCACAACGCCAGGGACTACCTACCGGAGCAGTATTTTTCCCCGACGCAAACCAAGTGGTGGGTAAAGGCTATGACTCGCGGTTGCAACCTTGGGACAAGTTCCCCACCTCCATGGAATGGCATCCCATGGCTTATGCCGTCTGCGGTCAAACTGACTGTATTAGTAACTTAGTGCAACGAGTGTTGGGTATGGCTAGCTCTGATGTCCGAGTCAAACCGGTACTGGCTGGAGCTTGGGGACGCTCGATGAAAAACCGTCCCTCTCTGGAAGCGCAAATGGCCGACCTGCAACAGTGGCGCGGACAGATTTCTGGGATTAGTCATTTTGCCTTTTCCTGGCAAGAACCGGAAATCGACCGGCAGCGGCGATCGTGCCGAGCCAACTAG
- a CDS encoding rhodanese-related sulfurtransferase: MLVVATFYQFFPFPDYAEWRSPLLTLCTDNQLKGTILLASEGINSTIAGSRDGVNTLLAYLRSDSRIDRLEYKESTADDYPFDRLKVRLKQEIVTLGQPDIDPNARVGSYVRPEDWNELISDPEVTVIDTRNDYEVEIGSFRGAKNPNTHSFRDFPDYAKHRLKPQEHRKIAMFCTGGIRCEKATAFLLQQGFKEVYHLQGGILKYLEEVPAQESLWEGECFVFDGRISVKPGLEPGSYDLCAGCGHPISEEDKASSHYEAGICCPHCYDRLTPEKRSRQQAKYKQRQLKKTRDSK, from the coding sequence ATGCTTGTGGTTGCGACGTTTTACCAATTTTTTCCTTTTCCCGATTATGCCGAATGGCGATCGCCTTTACTAACCCTATGCACGGATAACCAGCTCAAAGGAACCATTCTGCTGGCGAGTGAAGGCATCAACAGCACGATCGCCGGATCTCGCGATGGAGTTAATACTTTGCTGGCCTACTTGCGATCGGATTCTCGGATCGACCGTCTCGAGTATAAAGAGTCTACTGCAGACGATTATCCCTTCGATCGCCTGAAGGTACGGCTCAAACAAGAAATTGTGACTCTCGGACAACCCGATATCGATCCCAACGCGCGCGTGGGAAGCTATGTCCGTCCGGAAGACTGGAACGAACTGATTAGCGACCCGGAAGTCACGGTTATCGATACGCGCAATGACTATGAAGTTGAAATTGGTTCGTTTCGCGGCGCAAAAAACCCAAATACTCACTCGTTTCGGGACTTTCCCGACTATGCCAAACATCGCCTTAAACCGCAAGAGCATCGGAAGATTGCCATGTTTTGCACCGGCGGGATTCGCTGCGAGAAAGCCACTGCTTTTTTACTGCAACAGGGATTTAAAGAAGTCTATCATCTGCAAGGCGGAATCCTCAAGTATTTAGAAGAGGTTCCAGCGCAAGAAAGTTTGTGGGAAGGGGAATGTTTTGTTTTCGACGGACGGATCTCGGTCAAACCAGGATTAGAACCCGGAAGTTACGATCTCTGTGCTGGATGCGGCCATCCTATTTCTGAGGAAGATAAAGCCTCGTCGCACTATGAAGCTGGAATTTGTTGCCCCCATTGTTACGATCGCCTGACTCCTGAAAAGCGATCGCGCCAACAAGCCAAGTACAAACAACGACAGCTCAAGAAAACAAGGGATAGCAAATAA
- a CDS encoding DUF3419 family protein, whose translation MPSEIATRAEFSYIRYAQCWEDADILLEGLDIQPGDTCLSIASAGDNTLAMLTRSPSRVIALDLSPAQLACLELRVAAYRELTHPELLYLIGSPKDSNNATIQQYRQSLYQRCRPNLSAAVQNFWDDRPKPIEQGIGNAGKFERYFQLFRDRILPLIHRRSRVEELLAGGSLEQRQLFYNKRWNTMGWRLLFRLFFSRWFMGNFGRDPSFFKYVESNVAEQIAQRTAYALTQLNPSDNPYLQWILTGHYTTALPYSLRPENFEKIRDNLDRLEWHCSSVEAFLDSVEDNYIDRYNLSDMFEYMSLETYRQLLEKLIQKGRSGGRLAYWNMLVPRSCPEEWCDRIKSLTDLATNLHGQDKAFFYSSFHVEALI comes from the coding sequence ATGCCGAGTGAAATTGCGACCCGCGCTGAATTCTCCTATATTCGCTACGCACAATGTTGGGAAGATGCCGATATTCTTCTCGAAGGATTAGACATTCAACCTGGGGATACCTGTCTGTCGATCGCCTCTGCTGGAGATAATACCTTAGCCATGCTAACGCGATCGCCCAGTCGGGTCATTGCCCTCGATCTCTCTCCCGCCCAACTTGCCTGTCTAGAATTAAGAGTTGCCGCCTATCGCGAACTAACCCATCCGGAATTATTGTATCTAATTGGCAGCCCAAAAGATAGCAATAATGCCACAATTCAACAATATCGTCAAAGCCTCTATCAACGCTGTCGCCCGAACCTTTCTGCTGCGGTACAAAATTTTTGGGACGATCGCCCCAAACCGATCGAACAAGGAATTGGCAATGCCGGCAAATTCGAGCGCTATTTCCAACTATTTCGCGATCGCATTTTGCCCCTGATTCACCGGCGATCGCGCGTTGAAGAACTTTTAGCGGGAGGCAGCTTAGAGCAGCGACAACTTTTTTACAATAAACGTTGGAATACCATGGGCTGGCGGCTTTTATTTCGTCTCTTTTTCTCCCGTTGGTTTATGGGAAACTTCGGTCGCGATCCCAGTTTCTTCAAATATGTGGAAAGCAATGTCGCCGAACAAATAGCCCAACGCACGGCTTATGCTCTCACCCAACTCAATCCCTCTGATAATCCCTATCTCCAATGGATTTTAACCGGCCATTATACTACTGCTCTTCCCTATTCCTTACGCCCGGAAAACTTTGAGAAAATTCGCGATAATCTCGATCGCTTGGAATGGCATTGCAGTTCGGTCGAAGCATTCCTCGACTCCGTCGAAGATAATTACATCGATCGCTATAATTTAAGCGATATGTTTGAATATATGTCCTTAGAAACCTATCGCCAACTATTGGAGAAACTGATTCAAAAAGGGCGATCGGGCGGACGGCTCGCCTACTGGAATATGCTCGTTCCTCGCTCTTGTCCGGAAGAATGGTGCGATCGGATTAAATCTCTTACCGATCTCGCTACTAACTTACACGGACAAGATAAAGCTTTCTTTTATAGCTCCTTCCATGTTGAAGCATTGATATAG
- the queC gene encoding 7-cyano-7-deazaguanine synthase QueC, whose translation MTGTEALVILSGGQDSTTCAALAMQQFDRVHAVTFDYGQRHQIELESAKAVANALGLTSHEIVDIGPILQSTSPLVSSEPLAEYESAEELPEGIEATFVPGRNILFLTVAANRAARLGVRDMVLGVCQTDFAGYWDCRQSFIDGMKVALGEGMYGDAGAYRIHTPLMNLTKAESVKLAQEVLGDRFEEVMELTHTCYAGVRGGCGKCHACVLRDRGFREAGVDDPIWKYRGGEMELSDRKLTDDKMDDTYGDRAIAAAATSPLELWPNPSRSHDYLIHIEHPEFTALCPRSGYPDFGTIVFDYYPDESVLELKAFKLYINSFRQERISHETVVNQIGDRLFSEVKPKALRIIGDFTRRGNVKTVITVYRGADMSFPDYQANLL comes from the coding sequence ATGACAGGAACTGAAGCTCTGGTAATTCTTTCTGGCGGACAAGACTCGACAACTTGCGCGGCTCTGGCGATGCAACAGTTCGATCGCGTTCATGCCGTAACGTTTGATTACGGACAGCGGCATCAGATCGAGCTGGAAAGCGCGAAGGCGGTGGCAAATGCTTTGGGGTTAACCAGTCATGAAATTGTCGATATCGGGCCGATTTTGCAGAGCACGAGTCCTTTGGTCAGTTCGGAGCCTTTGGCGGAGTATGAGAGCGCTGAGGAGCTGCCAGAGGGCATTGAGGCAACATTTGTTCCGGGGCGGAATATCTTATTTTTAACGGTGGCAGCCAATCGAGCAGCGCGGTTGGGCGTTCGGGACATGGTGCTCGGGGTTTGTCAGACTGATTTTGCCGGATATTGGGATTGTCGCCAGAGTTTTATCGACGGGATGAAAGTGGCTTTGGGCGAGGGAATGTATGGGGATGCGGGTGCTTATCGCATTCATACGCCGTTGATGAATTTAACGAAAGCGGAGTCGGTGAAGTTGGCGCAAGAGGTGCTCGGCGATCGCTTTGAGGAGGTAATGGAATTAACCCATACTTGCTATGCTGGAGTTCGGGGCGGATGCGGTAAGTGTCATGCCTGTGTTTTGCGCGATCGCGGATTTCGCGAGGCGGGAGTTGACGACCCCATTTGGAAGTATCGCGGAGGAGAGATGGAGTTATCCGATCGCAAGTTAACAGACGATAAAATGGATGATACTTATGGCGATCGCGCGATCGCAGCAGCAGCGACATCTCCCCTAGAACTGTGGCCGAACCCTTCTAGAAGTCACGACTATTTAATTCATATCGAACATCCAGAATTTACCGCTCTTTGTCCGCGATCGGGCTATCCTGATTTTGGCACGATTGTCTTTGATTATTACCCCGACGAGTCGGTGTTGGAGTTAAAAGCATTCAAGCTTTATATTAATAGTTTTCGGCAAGAGCGAATCAGTCATGAAACCGTGGTAAATCAGATTGGCGATCGCTTGTTCTCGGAAGTCAAACCGAAAGCATTGCGCATTATCGGCGATTTCACCCGGCGCGGCAACGTGAAAACCGTCATTACAGTCTATCGCGGTGCCGATATGAGCTTTCCCGACTATCAAGCCAATCTGCTTTAA
- the lpdA gene encoding dihydrolipoyl dehydrogenase — protein sequence MSEFDYDLIIIGAGVGGHGAALHAVSCGLKTAIIEAADMGGTCVNRGCIPSKALLAASGRVRELHDDHHLKALGIQVGQINFERQAIADHANNLVDKIRGDLTNSLKRLKVDIIKGWGKVAGMQKVSVETDSGEKSYSTKDIMLAPGSIPFVPPGIEIDGKTVFTSDQSVRLESLPDWIAVIGSGYIGLEFTDVYTALGSEVTLIEAMDKLMPTFDPDIAKQAQRVLIAPRDIETRTGVLAMKVTPGSPVTIELADAKTKDIVEVLEVDACLVATGRIPTAKNMGLERVAVELDRRGFIPVDDRMAVLADGKPVPHLWAIGDATGKMMLAHAASAQGIVAVENICDRPRTVDYRSIPAAAFTHPEISYVGLSEPQAKELAASEGFEIATARSYFKGNSKAIAEGETDGMAKVIYRKDTGEVLGVHIIGIHAADLIHEASAAVAKRESIHTLAHLVHAHPTLSEVLDEAYKRAAG from the coding sequence ATGAGCGAATTTGATTACGACCTAATAATTATTGGTGCAGGGGTAGGCGGACATGGAGCAGCGCTCCACGCCGTCAGTTGCGGACTGAAAACTGCCATTATTGAAGCAGCAGATATGGGCGGAACCTGCGTGAACCGAGGATGCATCCCTTCCAAAGCCCTCTTAGCCGCCTCCGGTCGGGTGCGCGAGTTGCACGACGACCATCACCTGAAAGCATTAGGCATTCAAGTCGGCCAGATTAACTTTGAACGGCAGGCGATCGCCGACCATGCAAATAATTTAGTGGATAAAATTCGCGGCGATCTGACTAACAGCCTGAAACGGCTCAAAGTAGACATTATCAAAGGATGGGGCAAAGTCGCCGGCATGCAAAAAGTGAGCGTGGAAACCGATAGTGGCGAGAAAAGTTACAGCACTAAAGATATTATGCTCGCTCCCGGTTCAATTCCCTTCGTCCCTCCAGGAATCGAAATAGACGGAAAAACCGTCTTTACCAGCGACCAGTCGGTGCGTCTCGAATCCCTTCCCGATTGGATTGCCGTGATTGGCAGCGGTTATATTGGCTTGGAGTTTACCGATGTTTATACCGCTCTGGGATCGGAAGTCACTCTGATCGAAGCCATGGATAAACTCATGCCCACCTTCGATCCCGATATTGCCAAACAAGCCCAACGAGTCCTCATTGCTCCCCGCGACATTGAAACTCGCACCGGAGTTCTCGCCATGAAAGTGACCCCCGGTTCTCCCGTCACGATTGAGCTAGCTGATGCGAAAACCAAAGACATTGTGGAAGTTTTGGAAGTCGATGCTTGCTTAGTGGCCACCGGCCGCATTCCTACTGCCAAGAATATGGGGTTAGAGCGAGTTGCCGTAGAATTAGACCGACGCGGATTCATTCCCGTAGACGATCGCATGGCCGTACTCGCCGACGGTAAACCCGTGCCCCACCTCTGGGCTATTGGGGATGCCACCGGGAAAATGATGCTCGCCCATGCTGCCTCCGCTCAAGGTATTGTCGCCGTCGAAAATATTTGCGATCGCCCCCGTACCGTAGACTATCGCAGCATTCCCGCTGCCGCCTTTACCCACCCCGAAATCAGTTACGTGGGATTGAGCGAACCGCAAGCGAAAGAACTTGCTGCTAGCGAAGGATTTGAAATTGCCACCGCGCGATCGTACTTCAAAGGAAACTCAAAGGCGATCGCCGAAGGAGAAACCGACGGCATGGCCAAAGTCATCTACCGGAAAGATACCGGAGAAGTCCTCGGCGTCCATATTATCGGCATTCATGCGGCTGACTTAATCCACGAAGCCTCCGCCGCCGTTGCCAAACGAGAATCCATTCACACTCTCGCCCATCTGGTTCACGCCCATCCCACCCTCTCCGAAGTCCTCGACGAAGCATACAAACGCGCTGCCGGTTAG